The Streptomyces durmitorensis genome contains the following window.
ACCAGGGTGTCGAGCGTGGTCTCGGTCCGCTCGCGTCCGTACCCGTCGAGCACCCGCGTCGGCAGGATGCCGCGCAGCGGCTCGTACCCCAGCTGCCGCGCCATGTCGCGCGGCAGGCCCTGTCTGCCGCGCTCGTCCAGGGTGTGCACCTCACGGAGCGGCCGCAGTGGCGGCAGGGGGTTCTCGGGGCCCAACGGGGCGGCGGGCAGCGTCAGTACGTCACGTCGCACGGTGGTCGTCACGATCACCATGGAACACGGTCGCCGCCGTCCCGACCAGGGGCTATCCCGGTCAGGATTATGCAAAGGCGCGCGGCCTCGGCTTCCGCGACCTGAAGTGCTCGGCGACCGACATGGACACCATGAAGATCAACCAGAAGTCGTCGCGCCGCTAGCGGGTCGTCCCGGCGGTCAGCGCCCACCGCTGGTGATCGCGCCACGCCCCGTCGACGAAGAGGAAGTCCGGCGAGAAGCCCTCGAGCCGGAAGCCGCAGCGGCGGGCGAGGGCGATCGACGCGGTGTTGCCGGGCTGGACGTTGATCTCCAGGCGGTGCAGGTCGAGCACCGTGAAGGCGTACCGCACGACGAGCCCGAGCCCCTCCCCCATCAGGCCGCGGCCCGCCGCGTGCGCGAAGGCGCCGTACCCCAGCGCCCCGCACCGGAAGGCACCCGCGACGATGTTGTTGATGTTGATGAACCCGGCGATGGCGCCGCCCGCCTCCCGGTCGCAGACCAGGAACCCCACCTTGCCCCGGCCCTCGATGAGGGTGCCCGCGTACGCGGCGTAGGCCTCGTCCGTGGCGGGCGGGAAGAGCCAGGGGCGGTGCAGCTCCCGGCTCTCCCGCGCGCGTGCGGTGAACTCAGGGCCGTCGGCATGGGTGAAGGGGCGTATGCCCACGCGGGGCCCCTCGGCGAGATGAACGGTGTCGTCGGACATCCGGACACGCTAGCCGCTCCCTATACGGGGCAGCGCTCGGCCTTCTTCACGACGCCGATGGTGACCGTCTGCCCGGTCAGTTCCTTGCCGGGAGCCGGAGACTGCGTGCACACCTTCCAGCTGAGCGGCCACAGGACGTTGCGCTGCCGGCCGCTGACGTCGCGCACCTCGACGCGGGTGCGGTAGTCGACGCCGGAGAAGACCCGCGCGAGGCCCTGCCCCCGGAAGTCCGGCATGGGCGGTCCTGCCGCCGCCGCGGTCGTCACGGTCATGACGCCCGCGGCGAGCGTGGCGCCCGCGACGACTCCCGCACGCCTGATGAGCATCCTCACTTGCGCCTCCGCATGTAGTACGCCCCGCACAGCGCACCGATCACCGCCGTGCCGAACAGGGCCATCCACAGCGGCACGGTCACTTCGGGGATCAGCAGCCTGATCTTGGTGCTGCGGGTGTTCTCGAAGATGAAGACCAAGGTGAGGACGGCGAGCAGGGCGACGACGATCCTGCCGGGCGTCACTGCGCCACCGCCGCCGCCCGAGCTGCCCTTGGAGCCGCCCGAGGAGGTGCTTGGACTCATCGTGAACCCTTCCGTCGGAGCAAATCGACCGGCCTCCCCCGGTGACCAGCATGGGCAGCTGGGCCGGGTTCGCGCGCGGTGGGTGCCCCTCCGGGGTGGGGGTGTGGGCCGTCCGGGTGAGCCCGGGTGAGCTCCAGGAGGCTCAGCGGACGACGGGCAGCTGGATCACCCCGGTGTCATCGGGCGCGCTGGTGACGGTCACCGGCTTCACTCCCCTGTTCCCGGCATACGCGTCGTCACTGGCCGCCACCACGAACCGCAGCTTGTGCCCCGCTTCGTACCGGTGCACGATCCCCGGCAGCGACACGGTGAACGGCTTCGTCACGTCCGGCACGCGCACGGGCGCCACGAGCCGGTGCACGAGGGTCTTCTTGCCGTCGGGCGCGATGTCGTAGAGCTTGGCGAAGAGGACCAGCTTGTCGGCCGCGTCGCCGGAGTTCTGCACCCGCTCGGTCCTGGGCGAGACGACCTTCAGGGTGGCCTTCGCGGAGCCGACGACGTCCACGGCCGTGGTCAGCGGCTCGGTCGTCCAGTCGAGGTAGGTGCCCTTGGTGTCGCGCGGGGCGGGGTCGGGCAGGCCGATCATGCCGGCGAGTGAGCTCTCGGCGTGGCTGGTGGGGATCAGCCAGTTCCGGTACTCGCGGCTGCCGCGCGCGACCTTCTTCCGGTTGTCGACGAGCTTGCCGTCGCCGGACAGGTACAGCTTCTGGTTCAGGGCGGGCACCTTCGACGCGGTCGCGTAGGTGCCGTTCGGTCCGCTGTCGGCGGGGACCCAGTCCTGGTGGTAGGCGAAGGCGGGTCCGGTGTCGGCGCCCTTGTCCTGCCGGAGGTAGCGGTCGAACCACGACAGGACGCGCTTGCCCACGTAGCTCGTCTCCAAGTTCCCCTCGGAGAGGTTGAGTTCACCGGACGCGGCGTCGGTGAGGCCTCCGCTGTGGCCCCAGGACTGCCAGATCATCTTCGTCGTGGTGCCCTGCGCCTTGAGCGTCTCGTACGTCGCCTGCGCCTCGTTCAGGTTGAAGAGGCTGTCGGCCTGGCCCTGGATCAGCAGGGTGGGCGCTTTGACCTGCGGCAGGTACGAGACGGGCGAGACGCTGCGCGCGTACTCCTGGAGGGCCTCGGTCTTGTCGGCGGGGTAGCGGCCCGAGTTGAGCGTGCGGATCGTCTCGCAGGCCTTGGTGACGAAGTGCAGGCAGGTCAG
Protein-coding sequences here:
- a CDS encoding GNAT family N-acetyltransferase, which translates into the protein MSDDTVHLAEGPRVGIRPFTHADGPEFTARARESRELHRPWLFPPATDEAYAAYAGTLIEGRGKVGFLVCDREAGGAIAGFININNIVAGAFRCGALGYGAFAHAAGRGLMGEGLGLVVRYAFTVLDLHRLEINVQPGNTASIALARRCGFRLEGFSPDFLFVDGAWRDHQRWALTAGTTR
- a CDS encoding DUF1049 domain-containing protein, coding for MSPSTSSGGSKGSSGGGGGAVTPGRIVVALLAVLTLVFIFENTRSTKIRLLIPEVTVPLWMALFGTAVIGALCGAYYMRRRK
- a CDS encoding CocE/NonD family hydrolase; this translates as MSRRTASRRAVSRSRAPLALAVGAALAAPLALAAPAPASATGQFTVTPLKFTVDAGGRSCTVDADLYRPAGVDAAHPAPAVLTTNGFGGSKSDGSTAATGKAFAERGYVGLVYSGLGFGKSGCLISLDDPKTDGKAASGLVDFLAGKRAADDGTTIDYVTKDGRADPRVGMIGGSYGGAIQMATAAVDHRVDALVPMITWNDLSYSLDPNNASDRSVPGASKWQWMNGFYLIGEGQPLLEPSLDPSRINSLTCLHFVTKACETIRTLNSGRYPADKTEALQEYARSVSPVSYLPQVKAPTLLIQGQADSLFNLNEAQATYETLKAQGTTTKMIWQSWGHSGGLTDAASGELNLSEGNLETSYVGKRVLSWFDRYLRQDKGADTGPAFAYHQDWVPADSGPNGTYATASKVPALNQKLYLSGDGKLVDNRKKVARGSREYRNWLIPTSHAESSLAGMIGLPDPAPRDTKGTYLDWTTEPLTTAVDVVGSAKATLKVVSPRTERVQNSGDAADKLVLFAKLYDIAPDGKKTLVHRLVAPVRVPDVTKPFTVSLPGIVHRYEAGHKLRFVVAASDDAYAGNRGVKPVTVTSAPDDTGVIQLPVVR